In one Granulicella aggregans genomic region, the following are encoded:
- a CDS encoding Ig-like domain-containing protein — MPHLLRDGSCAIDTGNNAAVELFPDFDIDTLARQTDATNVGYPIVDMGAYEFPGTVDATPTLATMTTDLYFVGSDEDFRPKALFTSNNGIPSGPVTLLQDGIEFLPGMLDSSGAQNYLIGTDIPGVHTYVAKYLEQGAFTPATSIKLEVVVQGGNPSTMSLASSLNPANAGQSVTFTATLTADSGVPTGTVTFTDGGTSLGTQTLAGGIATYSTSTLAAGMHHILATYTPDSANYLTSSATLTQVIQQTGIPTTTSLLSSLNPSNPGQSVTFTATVTASSGGNNPTGLITFTDGNTTLASYTLGTQTLVNGANFTTSALTPGTHQITAAFSPTGTTFSASSATLAQVVNGINTRTTIASSLNPANAGQTVTFTANVTSFVDIASTPAPGQVLFDDGTTDLSVVPLNQGIATFATTSLAIGSHQIKATYFPPDASFNQSSAALTQVINGAAAATLSFSATPNPAFALQPIALSAKLTGLPAGASGSTITFLANGGAIGTAQTSAQGVATFTAALPSGTYTLMAAFAGAPGVSAANSPSLTEIVNPNPTTVALFAQPNPGYQGGNETLTASVGTLFASSATPPIPVGTVAFFDSGTLIGTANLDARGQATFSTNAFTVGNHQLSANYLGTPNFLPATSITYPLAILPRDFTLTTDPTITIQTEHHRDLNLTVASIGDFTDTVALNCANLPAYATCTFPSNTQNLVAGATQASSVHVDTDALLNYISSNAPASGPQSRSCSGIAYGLLLPVTLIAIMRRRRKLPRITGLCVGLVIGSMAWMFTGCSAHYPGHTPPGTYTFTVTGKGTTTHISHTATVTLIVTE; from the coding sequence GTGCCCCATCTTCTTCGCGACGGCTCTTGCGCCATCGACACCGGCAATAATGCGGCTGTCGAACTATTCCCGGACTTTGACATCGACACCTTGGCGCGCCAGACCGACGCCACCAACGTCGGCTATCCCATCGTCGACATGGGAGCCTATGAGTTTCCCGGCACCGTCGATGCAACTCCCACGCTCGCCACAATGACGACAGACCTATATTTCGTAGGGTCTGATGAGGACTTCCGCCCGAAAGCTCTCTTCACCTCAAACAACGGAATCCCCTCTGGACCGGTGACACTGCTGCAGGACGGAATCGAATTCCTTCCGGGAATGCTGGACTCTTCGGGAGCTCAGAACTATCTCATCGGTACCGATATACCTGGAGTCCACACATACGTAGCGAAGTACCTGGAACAGGGCGCATTCACCCCTGCCACTTCGATCAAGCTCGAAGTCGTCGTCCAGGGCGGGAATCCCTCCACCATGTCACTCGCTTCTTCGCTCAATCCCGCGAATGCAGGACAGTCCGTAACCTTCACCGCAACCCTCACCGCAGATAGCGGCGTCCCCACCGGCACGGTCACTTTCACCGACGGAGGAACAAGCCTCGGCACTCAGACTCTTGCCGGCGGCATCGCCACCTACAGCACCAGTACCCTCGCTGCGGGTATGCATCACATTCTGGCGACTTATACCCCCGACAGCGCCAACTATCTCACTAGCAGTGCCACTTTGACTCAGGTGATCCAGCAGACCGGCATCCCGACTACGACCAGCCTCCTCTCCTCTCTCAACCCCTCCAACCCTGGCCAGTCCGTCACCTTTACCGCCACCGTTACTGCCTCCAGCGGTGGTAATAACCCCACCGGACTTATCACCTTCACCGACGGCAACACGACCCTCGCCAGCTATACCCTCGGCACCCAGACCCTCGTCAACGGTGCTAACTTCACCACCAGCGCACTTACGCCCGGAACGCATCAGATCACCGCCGCCTTCAGCCCCACCGGCACCACCTTCAGCGCCAGCAGCGCGACGCTCGCGCAAGTCGTTAACGGCATCAATACGAGGACTACCATCGCATCCTCTCTCAACCCGGCCAACGCAGGGCAGACTGTCACCTTCACCGCCAACGTCACCTCGTTCGTGGATATCGCGTCCACGCCTGCGCCCGGACAAGTCCTCTTCGATGATGGAACGACGGACCTGAGCGTCGTTCCGCTCAACCAGGGGATTGCCACCTTCGCAACGACCTCGCTGGCCATAGGCAGCCACCAGATTAAGGCGACCTACTTCCCGCCCGACGCTTCCTTCAACCAAAGCAGCGCCGCACTGACTCAGGTGATCAACGGAGCTGCCGCAGCGACGCTTTCGTTCTCCGCCACACCGAACCCCGCTTTCGCTCTTCAACCGATAGCGCTCTCCGCGAAGCTTACAGGCCTCCCGGCTGGGGCATCCGGAAGCACCATCACCTTCCTCGCAAACGGCGGCGCAATAGGCACCGCGCAGACCTCCGCGCAAGGTGTTGCGACCTTCACTGCGGCGCTTCCATCCGGCACCTATACGCTGATGGCCGCCTTTGCCGGAGCGCCGGGCGTCTCCGCAGCCAACTCTCCTTCCCTCACCGAGATCGTCAATCCCAACCCCACTACGGTCGCGCTCTTCGCCCAGCCCAACCCCGGCTATCAGGGCGGAAATGAAACTCTGACCGCCTCCGTAGGAACGCTCTTCGCCTCGAGTGCCACACCTCCCATCCCCGTCGGGACCGTCGCGTTCTTCGACTCCGGCACTTTGATCGGCACTGCGAATCTCGATGCCCGGGGACAGGCGACCTTCTCCACCAATGCCTTCACCGTCGGCAACCATCAGCTTAGCGCGAACTATCTTGGCACCCCCAACTTCCTCCCTGCAACTTCGATCACCTATCCCCTGGCGATCCTCCCGCGCGACTTCACCCTTACTACCGACCCCACCATCACCATCCAGACAGAGCACCACAGAGACCTCAACCTGACCGTAGCCTCCATCGGCGACTTCACCGACACCGTCGCGCTCAACTGCGCCAACCTACCCGCCTATGCCACCTGCACCTTTCCCAGTAACACCCAGAACCTCGTTGCCGGAGCCACCCAGGCGAGCTCGGTCCACGTAGACACCGACGCGCTTCTGAACTACATCTCCAGCAACGCCCCAGCAAGCGGTCCGCAATCCCGGTCGTGCAGCGGTATCGCTTACGGCCTCCTGCTTCCAGTAACTCTGATCGCAATCATGCGCCGGCGTCGTAAGTTGCCCCGGATTACGGGACTCTGCGTCGGTCTGGTAATCGGTTCGATGGCATGGATGTTCACCGGATGCAGCGCCCACTACCCGGGACACACCCCGCCCGGAACCTACACCTTCACTGTCACCGGCAAGGGAACCACCACACATATCTCCCACACCGCTACTGTGACCCTCATCGTCACGGAATAG
- a CDS encoding sigma-54-dependent transcriptional regulator, giving the protein MNHILIVDDELEIRESLESILREEEYLVTTAATATEAMALLRDAAYDVVLLDVWLPDRDGLDALGEIRQLEHPPEVVIISGHGTIEAAVKATKLGAYDFLEKPLSLERTLVVLKNATQARKLREDNAEFARQLAVKGTVTGQSVPMKALRQQIKLMAPTNGRVLIFGESGTGKELIGRAMHAESLRKDRVFVELNCAAIPEDYIETELFGYRNGAGPGGGAPGNGRPTEKRGTFERADGGTLFLDEVGDMSLKTQAKVLRALDEQRFLPVGASHPVHVDVRVIAATNKDLEEEIARGNFREDLFYRLNVIPFYVPPLRDRKEDIPLLVKEFLLEFGQQYGRARVEMSDDALATLKQYHWPGNVRELRNLVERVLILNPKIQRIDRKHLPALVYREAGKTANGNGRGEEFATLLEAREAYERDYILKKLDECHGNVSRAAEGLGLERSHLYRKMKALGVTVKE; this is encoded by the coding sequence TTGAACCATATATTGATCGTCGACGACGAGCTAGAGATTCGCGAGTCGCTCGAGAGCATTCTGCGCGAAGAAGAGTACCTGGTGACCACCGCGGCGACAGCGACGGAGGCGATGGCGCTGTTGCGCGACGCTGCGTACGACGTCGTGCTGCTGGATGTGTGGCTGCCCGACCGCGATGGGCTGGATGCGCTGGGGGAGATTCGTCAGTTGGAGCATCCGCCTGAAGTGGTCATCATCAGCGGGCATGGCACGATCGAGGCTGCTGTCAAGGCGACCAAGCTGGGAGCCTATGACTTTCTCGAGAAGCCGCTTTCACTCGAACGCACTCTTGTAGTCCTTAAGAATGCGACACAGGCGCGGAAGCTGCGCGAGGACAACGCAGAGTTCGCGCGACAGCTTGCCGTAAAAGGTACGGTGACCGGGCAGAGCGTGCCGATGAAGGCGCTGCGGCAGCAGATCAAACTGATGGCTCCGACAAATGGGCGGGTGCTGATCTTTGGCGAGAGCGGGACGGGCAAAGAGCTGATCGGGCGGGCGATGCATGCAGAGAGTCTGCGCAAAGACCGCGTCTTCGTGGAGTTGAACTGCGCGGCGATTCCCGAGGACTACATCGAGACGGAACTGTTCGGCTATCGCAATGGCGCGGGGCCAGGGGGCGGCGCTCCCGGGAATGGAAGACCTACAGAGAAGCGCGGGACGTTTGAGAGAGCCGATGGTGGGACGCTGTTTCTCGACGAGGTCGGCGACATGAGCCTCAAGACGCAGGCGAAGGTGCTGCGGGCGCTCGATGAACAGAGATTTCTGCCGGTTGGAGCTTCTCATCCCGTGCACGTCGATGTACGTGTGATTGCGGCGACGAACAAGGACCTGGAAGAGGAGATCGCGCGTGGGAACTTTCGCGAAGACCTGTTCTATCGGCTGAATGTCATCCCGTTTTATGTTCCTCCGCTGCGCGACCGCAAAGAAGACATTCCGCTGCTGGTGAAGGAGTTCCTGCTCGAGTTTGGGCAGCAGTATGGGCGGGCGCGGGTAGAGATGAGCGACGACGCTCTGGCGACATTGAAGCAGTATCACTGGCCCGGGAATGTTCGCGAGCTACGCAATCTGGTCGAACGGGTGTTGATCCTGAACCCGAAGATTCAGCGCATCGACCGTAAGCACCTGCCGGCGCTGGTGTATCGCGAGGCAGGAAAGACGGCGAACGGCAACGGACGCGGCGAGGAGTTTGCCACGCTGCTCGAAGCGCGCGAGGCGTATGAGCGGGACTACATCCTGAAGAAGCTGGATGAATGCCACGGCAATGTGAGCCGCGCGGCTGAAGGGCTGGGGCTGGAGCGGAGTCATCTCTACCGGAAGATGAAGGCGCTGGGCGTGACTGTGAAGGAGTAA